The Brevibacillus choshinensis genome includes the window CTGGTTTAAAACAGGACAATGTATTTAATCATCCTGGCGAAGAGTTCTTTTACGTCCTGGAAGGCGTCGTCATTTTTAACGTGGATGGCACGGAATACATCGTGAAAGCAGGCGAATCGATTCACTATCCGTCCAATCTGCCGCATTTCTGGCTGAATCCGCTCGACCATGAAGCGAAAATACTAGGGATTACCACACCTGTTATATTTTGATCCTAGCCTGATACGGCTAGATGGAAAGAGAAAGAGAGGGAATCGCATGCCGCCACTTGCCAATATGGAGCTAGTGGTCTCTGCAGAAGCCGTGCATGGAGGCCATGTGAACAACGTGAAGTATTTGGAGTTTTTAGAGATGGCTCGCAAGCCGTGGTATCAATATTTTTCCACTTTGGGCTTTCGTTCGTTTATGGCGCATCTGAATGTGGAGTATAAAAAAGAAGCCTTTCTCGGGGATCACCTGCTGATCCACACGATGATTGAGCGGGTGGGAAATACGAGCCTTGTTCTTAGACATACGATGAAAAATCAAAATGAGGAGTACGTACTGCAGGCGCACGCGACCTTTGTCGCGATCAGTGTCGAGACAGGTGAAAAAATTCGCGTTCCTGATGAATTGCGTGAAGATATAGACGAAAAAACAAGATGAGACTGCTTGCTTTAGATTCATTCAGAACCCTAATGAGCGAGGGTTCTTTTTTATGAAAGCGCAAATCCAAAACTATGAAATCACCTCGGCTGCAAGAGTCCAATAGTAGCTTTACTACGGCATGTTTTTTGGGGAAGGACAAGACTAACACCACCTTAAATGGAAATATACCACTTTTTACTATTATTAGTTGTATCACAACCAATAGGCGAATAGCTCTTCGTTAAAAGTAGGTCCTTGAAGAAGTCGCAAAAGAATGCGGTTTAACCAAGCGCACCATTCGGTATTATGAGGAAATTGGCTTGCTGTTCCCGCCGGAAAGAAGTGAAGGGGGATACCGCTTATATACCGATCGACACATCGAGCAGCTCAAGAAAATCAACAGCGCGCGAGATGTCCTCGGTTTTTCCTTGCCTGAACTTTTAGAATTTATTCAGATGAGTGATGTCATCCACAACCAGCGCGTGGAAGCCAAGCAGACTGATGATATCCCTTTAAAATTGGAGAAAATCGCGGAGCTTGAGCAAACACTAGAAAAGCAACTCCAGATGATTGACCAAAAGCTAGAAAAGCTCAACTTGTTCAGAACTGAACTTACAGATCTACAGGAGCGAGTCCAGATAGCCAAGACCAAATACATTGCCATTCAGGAGTGAATGCGGAGATGTCACGTTCAGGTAATGCAGTAGCGAAAGCAACAAACGCTGACTCGTATGAAGCGGGTCTGTTGCAGCAGCCTCGCTCAGTCTGGGCTGTTTTCTTTGCAGGAATTATTGCGTTCATGGGTATCGGACTGGTCGATCCAATTTTGCCTGCCATTGCGGATAAAATGAAGGCAACACCTAGTGAAGTGAGCATGCTGTTTACTAGCTACAACGCGGTTATGGCTGTCGCCATGCTGTTCACTGGAATGATTGCATCCCGAATCGGGGTCAAAAAGACACTGCTCACCGGTATCATTATTATTGCTTTGTTTTCGTTTCTGGGTGGTTTATCGAATCATATTTGGGTCCTTGGCGCACTACGTGGAGGCTGGGGACTCGGCAATGCTCTCTTCGTTGCCACCGCGTTGACCGCGATTGTGTCCTTGTCTAGAAGTGGCGTCACCAAAGCCATCATTTTGTATGAGGCGGCAATCGGATTGGGAATCTCAGTCGGTCCGCTGCTGGGGGGCGAGCTTGGGGCGATTTCTTGGAGAGGTCCTTTCTTTGGCGTAGCATCGTTGATGGTTGTTGCCTTTATCTCTCTTATTTTTCTGATGCCAGCAGAAGCCAAAACCAATTCGTCTGCAAAAGCCAAGACTTCCTTAATGGATCCGTTTCGTGCCATGAAGCACCGTTCCCTGGTTGTATTTGGCTTGACGGCATGCTTGTACAACTTCGGTTTTTTCACCCTCATGGCGTATGCACCTTTTGTCATGGGGCTAGATGAGCACGGACTGGGGTTTGTGTTCCTTGGTTGGGGTATCTTGCTCGCGATTACTTCCGTGTTCATGGCTCCCAAACTTCAGCAAAAATTTGGAACAGTCAAGTCCATGTCTGTCATGCTAGCCCTGTTTGGACTTACGTTGTTAGCTATGGGCATTTGGACGAATACACAGGCTGTCGTGATCGCGGCAGTTATTTTCTCCGGAGCTCTTTTGGGAAACAACAACACATTGATTACGACTGGCGTGATGAATGCCGCTCCAATCGAGCGCTCCACCGCCTCTGCTGCTTACAGCTTCCTGCGCTTTATTGGTGGTGCCATTGCACCAGTTCTTGCTGGAAAATTGGCAGAGTGGTTTAATCCGCACGTTCCGTTTATTGTAGGGGCGGGCTTCGTGCTTTTGTCCGTCGTGTTTGTTACGCTCAACCGTCGCCATGTGATGCACGTAGACCAAGTGGGTGCTGCACATTAATGGGAAAAGAATAGCGCAGTAGCGCAGTAGCGAAGATGAGCTCCAGAAGATGGGGCTCTTTTTTGTTGTCGCTGTGTGATTTGACATGCAGTCATTTGGTTGCATATAATGAGTGTCATGGACAAGGTATTTAAAGCACTTGCAGATTCAACCCGAAGGCAACTTCTGGACTTGTTATTTCAGATAAACGGTCAGAGCTTAGGCGAGCTGTGCGAACATCTCGATATGACTCGACAATCGGTAACCAAACACCTCGTGATATTGGAGGAGGCCGATCTCATTGTTGTGGAATGGCAAGGACGAAACAAGCTGCATTACCTAAATGCCGCTCCGATCGCGGATATTTACGATCGTTGGATTGGCAAGTTCGAGCGGCAACGAATGGACGCTCTACGTGATCTGAAAAGGAAACTGGAGGAGGAGAACAATGGCTGACACGACATTTGTGTATGTGACGTACATCGCAACGACTCCGGAAAAGCTCTGGGAGGCTTTAACCAACAGCGAATTCACCAAACAATATTTCTTTGGAAGCACGATCGAGTCTGATTGGCAGGAAGGCTCACGTATTACGTACTCGCGAAATGGACAAGTCTCTGATTACGGAACGATTCTAAAGTGTGAGCCGTATCGTATCCTTTCTTTTACTTGGACGTATGTGGCCGATAAAGCGATTCGCGAGGAACCATCACAGGTTACCTTTGAGTTAAAGCAAATGGAGTCAACGGTCAAACTAACACTAAAGCATGAGAAACTGGTACCGGCGGACTTCGTAGACAAGGATGATACCTTTGAAGGTCTCAATAATGGATGGCCAGCGATTTTGAGCAACCTAAAAAGTCTGTTGGAAACGGGGAAAACCTTGGCACCTGTGGCCCTATAAGAGTGGCTGTTAGTATTGGAATAAATCAAGCAGAAGATAATCAAATGGTAAAGGAGCGATTTTGGGATGATTAACGTGACTAAAATGAAGATAGCCAAGCCAGCCCACTATGTCTATGAAGCATTTGTAGACCCTGAAAGAATCGGCAACTTTTGGTTCTCATCGAGCTCAGAGAGATGGGAGCCTGGCAAGACCATTACGCTGCGATATGAGGAATACAATGCGGAAGGCACGATCAATATCGTGGCTGTCGAAGTAGACAAGAAAATCGAGTTTACGTGGGGATCAGCCGAGGATCCTCATACTGTCACGATCACGCTGCATGAGCTAGACTCTTCGAATACCATCGTGGAAGTAAACGAAGATGGGTTTCATGAGGGTGATGAGAATTTCATCCATGACTTGATTGGCAACAAAGAAGGCTGGGTGTATATGTTAACCTGCTTAAAGGGATATTTGGAAAATGGCATCAATAACTTGCGAGCTGGTTTGTGGAAATAGCCTAAATAGAATAAGGAAAGATTAAGAATACAGATAGCCGTGCGAGTGCGGCTATCTTTTTTTATCCCTGATTGAGGGGGATTCAACATGCCCTAAAACGGGTAATATTCACACATTTCAAAAAATAATAAAATGTAGATAGACCGATTTTTAACGAAGAGCACGACAGGCATCTATACGGAATGAAGAAGGGGGAAGGAACATGACAACTTTACAAAAAAAGGACGCCAATCAGTTGGTTACATATGATGCTGTTATTGTTGGGGCTGGTTTTGCAGGATTGTACATGCTCAATCGTCTTCGGGAGGCAGGTTTGTCTACCTTGGTTTACGAGGCGGGGGATGGAGTAGGTGGCGTTTGGTACTGGAATCGCTACCCAGGTGCTCGTTGCGATTCGGAAAGCATTTACTATAACTACACCTTTTCGGAAGAGCTGTATCAGGAATGGACCTGGTCTTCTAGGTATCCAGGGCAGCCGGAAATTCTCCAGTATCTGAACTTCGTAGCAGACAAATTTGACCTGCGGCGCGATATTCAGTTCGAGACGCGCGTTGTTTCGGCTCATTACGACGAAACTCAAACCAAATGGTGCATACAGACGGACGATGGAGCAAGTGTGTGGGCAACGTACTTTATATCCGCTGTTGGGTGTCTATCTGCAGCCAACGTTCCCAAACTCAAAGGGATCGAGAGCTTCCAAGGTGAATGGTATCACACAGGGAATTGGCCGCATGAAAAAGTGGAGTTCACTGGCAAGCGAGTAGGTGTCATTGGTACAGGGTCGAGCGGCATTCAATCAATTCCGGTGATTGCTGAGGAAGCAGCGCATCTCATGGTATTCCAAAGGACACCACAATATAGCTCCCCAGCGAGAAACCATGATTTGGACGAGGAATATGTACAGTCAGCCAAGCAACGCTTCCAGGAGATCAAACAAGCCATGCGCGAATCCGCCATAGGATTTCCCATAAAGCGATCTGAGCAATCCGCTCTCGAAGTGACAGAAGAAGAGCGTCAGCAAGCATATGAATCTGCCTGGCAAAAGGGCGGGTTGATATTTACCAGCACGTTCCAAGATTTGATGGTAAATGGCGAGGCGAATGATACCCTTTGCGAATTCATCCGAACGAAAATTAAGGAGACGGTTCAAGACGAAAAGATCGCAGAAATGCTGCTGCCCTCCTATTATTTCGCTACCAAACGCCCGGTTTTGGATACGCACTACTTCGAGACATTCAATCGGGATAACGTCACATTGGTGAACGTGCGGAAGGAGCCAATCATCGAGATCACGCCAAAAGGCTTGCGGACTGAGGAAGCAGAATACGAACTGGATATTCTCGTTTTTGCTACCGGCTACGATGCGATGACAGGTCCGCTGCTGAAAATGGACATACGCGGAAAGAATGGGCTATCGCTCAAGGAAAAGTGGGCGGAAGGAGCAAGGGTGAAGACGTATTTGGGGATCACTACCGCAGGTTTTCCCAATATGTTTATGATTACCGGCCCTGAGAGTCCATCTGTTCTGAGCAATATGCCCGTATCCATCGAGCAACATGTGGAATGGATTGCAGACTGCATCCAATATCTCCGCGATCATGGCAAGGATTGCATTGAGCCGAAGTCTGATGCGGAAGAAGCCTGGAGCAAGCATTGCTGGGATGTTGCCGATTCGACGCTCTTTACCAAGGCCGAATCGTGGTACACCGGAGCCAATATCAAAGAGAAGCCAGTCGGTTTTCCTATCTATCTGGGAGGTGTAGGTAACTATCGTCAAATCTGCACAGATATCGCAGCAAAAGGATATGAGGGTTTTACCCTGCAAGGTGTGACCGAAAATGGTCAGGTGCAATCCTCCTAAAATCAATAATCGTAGCAGGAGCCAAGAAGCTTTTCTTGGTTCCTTTTTTGTTGCGCTACTATTTTCTTCTAGTAAATCCAACAAGCTTAAAAAAATCTGATAGAACGGATAAAAATTTTGTAAAATGAAGGGATGAATGAGCATTTTTAGCAAGGTAGAGGAGAAACATCAAATGGAGAGAAAAGTCAAAATCCTGGGAACAGGAAAATACTTACCTGATCGGCAGGTGACTGCAGAGGAGCTCGAGAGTAAGCTCGGCCTTCCTGCAGGATGGGTAGTGAAAAAGTCAGGTGTGCAAGTGAGGCATTTCGTGACAAACGAAACCTCAGCCCAGATGGGAGCGATTGCAGCACAGCGTGCTCTTGACGAAGCGGGGCTAGTCTTTTCTGATATCGATTGCCTGGTTTGTGCCAGCGGGACGTCTCAGCAGGAAATTCCTTGCACGGCAGCATTGATCCAAGAGGAGATGAACCAGTCTAAGTCAGGCGTTCCGTGCTTTGATATAAATTCGACGTGCCTAAGCTTTGTGACTGCCCTTGACGTGCTTTCCTGTTCCTTGGCGATGGAATGCTATCAGCGTATTTTGATCGTTTCTTCGGAGATTTCCTCCGTTGGGCTGAACTGGGGTCACAAAGAGAGCTGTGTGTTGTTTGGTGACGGAGCGGCCGCAGTCGTAATTAGCCGCACTCCACAAAATGAGACATCCCGCATCCTGGCTTCACGTATGCAGACGTTCAGTGACGGGGCTCATTACTCAGAAATCAGGGGTGGCGGGACACTCATTCACCCGAGTGAGTATGCAAATGGCAGAGAAGCAGACTTCCAGTTTGACATGGATGGGCGAAAAATCTTTCGCCTGACGTCCCAACTGATCACCGGCTTTGTAGAAGAGTTGCTGGATACGGCGAGCGTAAAAAAACAGGATATTGGGCTGGTCGTTCCCCATCAAGCGAGTGGGATGGCTATGAGAATCATGGGAAATAAGTTGGGCTTTGCGAATAGTCAAATGATGAATATCATTGAAAACCACGGCAACGTGATTGCTGCTTCGATCCCGATGGCATTGCATGAAGCGATTGTACAAGAGAAAGTCAGACGAGGAGATCTCCTGTTGCTCTTGGGTACCTCGGCAGGTCTTTCACTCGGAGGGCTCCTGCTTGAATACTAGAAAAACAGTCGTACTGACAGGGGGCAGGGCACCGGCTACACTGGAGCTTGCTCGCTTGATGGATCAGGCAGGGCATCGGGTCGTTATGGCTGAAAGTGCGCGTTTCCACCTCTGCCGAGCATCTCGGGCGGTTTCGCGTACGTATCAGGTTCCTCCTCCCCGTCAGCAGCCTGATGAGTATATCCGAGCGTTGAAGAAGATTATGGAACAGGAGAAGGCGGATTTACTTATCCCTACCTGTGAGGAAATCTTTTACATATCGCGTGGACTTGAGCAATTAGTGACCGCCGGGCGCGTATTGGCAGAGAAGATCGACGTGCTGCGGCCCCTTCATGACAAATGGAGCTTTTGCCAGTTAGCGAGTAAAGTGGTTGGTGCGACAGTACCGAGTACAAAACGAATAGAGTCAGAAGAGCAGATGAGGGAAGCGTTGAAGCGCGAGAGCGGATCGGTCGTGTTAAAGCCAGTCTTTTCTCGTTTTGCCGCCAATGTGCGTATCGTGCACGATCCCGTATCTGCATCCTCGGGCGATCTGCCAGCCATTTCAAAGCAACAGCCGTGGGTCGTTCAGGAATACATCAAAGGGCGACAGCTGTGCAGTTACGCTGTGGCTCATAACGGGCAACTTGCGCTCTACGCGGATTATGAAACCACGTATACAGCCGGGCAAGGCGCGTCCATCCACTTTTCGTATGCCAATCACCCGGGAGTCAGGGAGTTTGTCAGTCGATTCGTGGATGTGCAACAGTTTTCTGGTCAGATTGCCTTTGATTTCATTGAAGATCGGGAAGGCAAGCTTTACGTGATTGAGTGCAACCCTCGTCTGACCAGCGGTATTCATTTATTTGCCGATCAGATGCAAGCAGTCGAAGCTTTTTTTGGCAAAAAGGGTGAGGTACTAGTTCCCCGTGGCAACCAAGCATTCATGTTGGGAATGGCCATGTTGGCGTACGGACTGCCTGCTGTTCGAAATGTGGCAGAGGGCTGGCGCTGGCTACGGGATTATCTCGAGTCGCGGGATGCGTTGTGGCGCAATTCAGATCCGCTGCCGTATTTCCAACAGCTTCGCATGCTGGTAGATTTGGCCAAGCAGCGTCTACAGACTGGCAAAAGTATGCTGGAATGCAGTACCAGTGATATCGAATGGAATGGTGAAGAATGAAAAAACGTGTACTGGTGACGGGCGGGACAGGCTTCCTGGGGAAAAAGCTTGCTGCACGCCTGCAAGATAGCGGTTACGAGGTAACGGCATTGGGACGCAATGGACATTCTGGTCGCCTATTAGCAGAGCGAGGTATCTCATTTGTACAGGCAGATTTAACAGACAGAGCCGCGATTCGGGAGGCATGCCGCGGACAGGAGATCGTCTTTCACGCGGGCGCCTTTTCCTCTCCTTGGGGCAGATACCGGGATATGTACGCCACAAATGTAGGGGGAACTGCTCATGTTATCGAAGGTTGTAAGGCATATGGGGCGAAAAGGCTGATTCACGTATCAACACCCAGCATCTATTTTGACTTTGAAGATCGTCTGGCGATCAAGGAAACGGACCCATTGCCCAAACGCTTTGCAAATATATACGCACAAACAAAATATATGGCTGAGCTGGAAGTGAGCAAGGCTTACCAGGAAGGGCTGGGGACGGTCACAATTCGTCCGAGAGCCTTATTCGGACCTGGGGATAATGCGATTCTTCCCCGTTTGATCCGAGCCAATAAGGAAAAGTTCGTGCCACTGGTCAACGGTGGACGAGCCATCGTGGATCTGACATATGTAGACAATGTGGTGGATGCCTTGCTCCTGTGCATTGAGTCGCCACCGTATACACTTGGGCAAGCATACAACATCACAAACGGTGATCCTGTGACGATGATCGACGTGTTGACTGAGGTATTTCGTCGCTTAGACATGCCGCTTCGAACCAAGCATATATCGTATTGGCAAGCATATGCGGCAGCTTGGATGCTAGAGCTTGCTTCCAAAACGGTGCAGGGTTATAGAGAGCCTGTGTTGACGAGATATTCAGTCGGGGTATTGGCAAAAAGCCAAACGCTTGATATATCGAGAGCCAGAAACGAGCTTGGCTATCATCCCAGGGTGAGCATCGCCGAAGGAATAGAAGCCTTTACAGAATGGTGGCGAATGCAAGATGAACGTTAGGCTAACTTTGTTTGACACAGGATTCTGCCGACAATGGGAGATGTTTTCGATAAAAGGCGGGAGGCTGCGAAACATTGCGTTTCATGCCATTGCAGGGCTGATTGAGCATCCAGTTCATGGGCTATTCCTGTTTGATACCGGGTATTCTCCTCGCTTTTTTGAGGCGACCCGTTCGCTGCCTTATGCGCTGTATGCCAAAATCACACCCGTCGTGACAAGACCGGAGCAAAGTGTAAAAGCACAGCTGGAAGAACGCGGCATCCAGGTCGAACACATTAAAGGGATTTTCCTTTCCCACTTCCACGCTGATCATATTGGAGGCTTGCGAGATTTTCCAGACTCCCACCTGTACTGCTTATCCTCAGCCTATGAACACGTTCGAGGGAAGTTCGGGCTGCGTGCGCTTCGTGAGGGATTCCTGCCTGATTTGATGCCCCATGATTTTGCGGAACGCACGACGTTTATTGACCGGTCAATGCCGATCCCTTTATCAAAAGCTCATGAACCGTTTACGGAAGCCTATGATTACTTTGGGGACGGGAGCATACTGCTGGTTGAACTGAATGGACATGCAACCGGGCAAATGGGTCTGTTTTTGCGAGATCAGGACCAAGGAGATGTATTCCTTTGTGCAGACGCCGCATGGTCGAGCGAAGCGTATCGAAATAATTTGCTTCCGCATCCGATTGCACAGCTGATTATGGCGGATGGCACGTCGTACAAAGAGAATCTGACGCGGCTACACCAGCTGTCTGCACATTGGCCAAGCTTGAAAATTTTGCCCACTCACTGTCCAGAGGTGTGGCAGATGACCCAAGGAGCGTTTGCATGGAGACTGTAACGTTATTGTGGCAATACCTAAAGACTAGACGGCTGGCTAGCCAGTTTACATCGCGTGCCCAACTCGAGCACTGGCAAGAGCACCAGGTACAAAAACTGCTTCGCTTTGTTCTACCTCGGTCACCGTTTTATCGGGAACGCTTTGGGACACTTCGACCTGATGACTGGAGATATCTTGCGCCCATCGACAAGAAACTCATGATGGATCATTTCAGCGATCTCAACACGCTGGGAATCGAGAAGGAAGAGGCATTTCGGGTAGCTTTTGGGGCAGAGGATTCGCGAGATTTTACGCCTCAAATAGGAAAAGTGACCGTAGGCTTGTCTTCGGGAACATCGGGGAATCGGGGCGTATTTTTGGTTGGGTCAAAGGAAAGGGCGAGGTGGGCGGGTGTGATCCTGGCAAAGGCTCTACCCGGACGGCTGTGGAACGAACATCGGATCGCCTTTTTCCTGCGGGCTAATAGCAATCTCTACACCTCCGTGAATCGACGGCGAATCCGATTCTCTTTTTTTGATTTGTTACTCCCGGCCGCAGAGCATTTCACTCGGTTAAACGAGTTTTCCCCAACGGTTCTCGTCGCTCCTCCTTCCATGCTGCGATTCCTGGCTGAAGCAAAAAGCCAAGGGATATTACAGGTGTCACCAGGCAAGATCATTTCTGTCGCTGAAGTGTTAGACCCGTTGGACGAAGCATACATCCTCGAAGCATTTCGACAGCCTGTTCACCAGATATATCAATGCACAGAGGGGTTTCTTGCGGTGACCTGCCCATACGGAACGCTTCACGTGAATGAAGACATCATCGTCATGGAAAAGGAGTATCTGGATGAGGATCGGGAGCGTTTTTACCCGATCATCACGGACTTTTCCCGCACGACACAACCCATCATTCGCTATCGGCTGAACGATATTTTGACAGAAAAAAAGACTCCCTGTTTATGCGGCTCCGTCTATACGGCACTAGAGAGAATTGAAGGAAGAGCTGACGATGTGTTTTGGTTCAAGCATGTGAATGGAGATAGCTGGGTATCCGTTTTTCCTGATTTTATCCGCAGAGCGGTTATGGCTGCATCCGGGGAGATCAAAGAATACAAGGTCCGTCAGATTCATCCAGCGTTGCTTGAGGTATCCGTACAGGCTGATGAGAGACAGAGACTTTTGCAGGAGCAAGTGCGCGGCCAACTACAGGACATCGTGATGCGGCTTGGCGGCAAGCTTCCAGAGATTACCTTTACACCGTATGAACGTGAAGCAGGTGGCAAAAAAATGCGACGAGTGGAGAGGGTGTTTACCCCAAGTGAAACAGAGTAACTATGTATCGCTGTATGATAAAAGCAACGTAAATGAAGTGCCTTGGGAGAGCATGAGGGACGGCGAGTATGCAAGAAAGTACCTGTCAGCATGCATGGAAGAACAATCAGACCATTACGTCAAAAATGTACGGACCCAATTCTATGCGATAACCGTAGATGATCTCGTCATGCCCGTGACGGTGAATGATTCGGAATACGGCAATTCGTACGTGTGTTCTCCGTATTCGCACTACATTACGTATGCGAAAGACGAGCTGCGTATGCTGCAAATGCCGATGTGGGAAGCTCTGATGGCACAAGCACTCTCTATGCTTGGTTGGATGATGAAAACAAGCCGGACCAATCAGATTGCCTTCGTCAATAACTGGCTCTTATCCACCAATCTGTATCATGATCTGACTGCAGAGCAAGTTCAACGGATCACCCGGTTTTGTCATACCAGATTTCCTCGTCACCTGATTGCGTTCCGATCAGTGAGTTCAAAATTGCATCCTGTCATGTACCAGGGACTGAAGAACGCCGGATACTTGATGGTGCCAAGCCGGTATGTCTATCTGTTTCATCCTGACTGGCCGGCACAGGGAGGATGGCGAGTTCGCAATACGCTCAAGCGTGATCGGCAAATGCTGGAGAAGTCGGGATACCGGATCGTATCGCACGAGGAAATACGGGAAGGGCAAATCGAGCGGATTATCGATTTGTATAACGCGCTGTATTTGGACAAATATTCTCAACAAAATCCTCAGTTTACCTACGACTTTATCAAGCTGGGGCTGCACAAGCGCACACTGACGCTGATAGGATTGGAGAAAGAAGGACGTCTCGATGGCATCCTAGGGTACTTTCAACGAAACGGCGTGATGACGACACCTTTATTCGGATACGATGTCACGCTGCCCAAAGAGACCGGATTATACCGGATGCTGTCCAGCTTGCTGGTACAGGAGGCGGAAAGGCAAGGACTGCTGTTGCATCAAAGTGCAGGAGTCGGAGCATTCAAAGCAGACAGAGGAGCGGTAGGGGAAGTGGAGTATACCGCTGTCTGGGCCAGACATCTTCCTCTGTACCGAAGAGGCATTTGGACAGCATTGTCTGTCTTGCTGGAACAGTTTGGAGTCCCGCTAGTAAAAAAGTACAGACTGTGAGCAGGAAAACGTAAGAACCTTACCTCCAAATTAGCCGGATGTCTTTCTGAACGGATTCAATCCACGCTCCATTCTATGCGTGCCGATCCTCTTTTCGGGGGCCGATCGCGAACAGGAGATTTTACAACGGATCGCAAGTGGCTTGTCCAATAAGGGAATTGCTGAACAGATGATCTTAACGGTAGGGACGGTAAAGTCAAATATCGTCAATCTGTATGGAAAGCTGCAGGTAAACCGCAGGGTTCAAGCGGTGGCAAGGGCGAAAGAATTGAAATTGT containing:
- a CDS encoding F390 synthetase-related protein; this encodes METVTLLWQYLKTRRLASQFTSRAQLEHWQEHQVQKLLRFVLPRSPFYRERFGTLRPDDWRYLAPIDKKLMMDHFSDLNTLGIEKEEAFRVAFGAEDSRDFTPQIGKVTVGLSSGTSGNRGVFLVGSKERARWAGVILAKALPGRLWNEHRIAFFLRANSNLYTSVNRRRIRFSFFDLLLPAAEHFTRLNEFSPTVLVAPPSMLRFLAEAKSQGILQVSPGKIISVAEVLDPLDEAYILEAFRQPVHQIYQCTEGFLAVTCPYGTLHVNEDIIVMEKEYLDEDRERFYPIITDFSRTTQPIIRYRLNDILTEKKTPCLCGSVYTALERIEGRADDVFWFKHVNGDSWVSVFPDFIRRAVMAASGEIKEYKVRQIHPALLEVSVQADERQRLLQEQVRGQLQDIVMRLGGKLPEITFTPYEREAGGKKMRRVERVFTPSETE
- a CDS encoding response regulator transcription factor, with protein sequence MPILFSGADREQEILQRIASGLSNKGIAEQMILTVGTVKSNIVNLYGKLQVNRRVQAVARAKELKLLE
- a CDS encoding MBL fold metallo-hydrolase, which translates into the protein MNVRLTLFDTGFCRQWEMFSIKGGRLRNIAFHAIAGLIEHPVHGLFLFDTGYSPRFFEATRSLPYALYAKITPVVTRPEQSVKAQLEERGIQVEHIKGIFLSHFHADHIGGLRDFPDSHLYCLSSAYEHVRGKFGLRALREGFLPDLMPHDFAERTTFIDRSMPIPLSKAHEPFTEAYDYFGDGSILLVELNGHATGQMGLFLRDQDQGDVFLCADAAWSSEAYRNNLLPHPIAQLIMADGTSYKENLTRLHQLSAHWPSLKILPTHCPEVWQMTQGAFAWRL
- a CDS encoding GNAT family N-acetyltransferase, encoding MKQSNYVSLYDKSNVNEVPWESMRDGEYARKYLSACMEEQSDHYVKNVRTQFYAITVDDLVMPVTVNDSEYGNSYVCSPYSHYITYAKDELRMLQMPMWEALMAQALSMLGWMMKTSRTNQIAFVNNWLLSTNLYHDLTAEQVQRITRFCHTRFPRHLIAFRSVSSKLHPVMYQGLKNAGYLMVPSRYVYLFHPDWPAQGGWRVRNTLKRDRQMLEKSGYRIVSHEEIREGQIERIIDLYNALYLDKYSQQNPQFTYDFIKLGLHKRTLTLIGLEKEGRLDGILGYFQRNGVMTTPLFGYDVTLPKETGLYRMLSSLLVQEAERQGLLLHQSAGVGAFKADRGAVGEVEYTAVWARHLPLYRRGIWTALSVLLEQFGVPLVKKYRL